One Pygocentrus nattereri isolate fPygNat1 chromosome 23, fPygNat1.pri, whole genome shotgun sequence genomic window carries:
- the derl2 gene encoding derlin-2, with translation MAYQTFQQEYLQIPVVTRTYTTACVLTTAAVQLELITPFQLYFNPDLILKHYQVWRLVTNFLFFGPVGFNFLFNMIFLYRYCRMLEEGSFRGRTADFVFMFLFGGLLMTIFGMFVSLVFLGQAFTIMLVYVWSRRNPNVRMNFFGLLNFQAPFLPWVLMGFSLLLGNSIIVDLLGIAVGHVYFFLEDVFPNQPGGGRWLRTPSFLKMLFDTPEEDPNYNPLPEERPGGFAWGEGQRLGG, from the exons ATGGCTTACCAGACATTCCAGCAGGAATATTTACAGATTCCTGTAGTTACAAGGACTTATACCACCGCCTGTGTGCTCACCACCGCGGCTGTT CAATTAGAACTTATTACACCTTTCCAGCTATACTTCAATCCAGATTTGATATTAAAGCACTACCAG GTATGGCGGCTTGTGACCAACTTTCTGTTTTTCGGTCCAGTTGGCTTCAATTTCTTATtcaatatgatattttt ATACAGATATTGTCGAATGCTGGAGGAAGGCTCTTTCAGAGGCAGAACCGCTGATTTTGTCTTCATGTTCCTCTTCGGTGGCCTTCTCATGACT ATATTTGGCATGTTCGTGAGCCTTGTGTTCCTGGGCCAGGCCTTCACTATCATGCTTGTATATGTATGGAGCAGACGCAACCCCAACGTACGCATGAATTTCTTTGGCCTTCTCAACTTCCAAGCCCCTTTCCTGCCATGGGTGCTCATGGGATTCTCGCTGCTGCTGGGCAATTCCATCATTGTGGATCTTTTAG GCATCGCAGTGGGACATGTGTATTTCTTCTTGGAGGATGTGTTTCCCAACCAGCCAGGTGGTGGCAGATGGCTAAGGACTCCATCCTTTCT CAAAATGCTCTTTGACACGCCAGAGGAAGATCCGAACTACAACCCCCTCCCAGAGGAGCGTCCAGGTGGATTTGCCTGGGGCGAGGGCCAGCGGCTTGGGGGCTAA